Part of the Penicillium digitatum chromosome 4, complete sequence genome is shown below.
CGAATTTCTGGATAATTGAAGCATAGTTGCTATCTTCAACATGACCGTGATAACCTGTGTACGTCGCAAGAGGCTTTTCAAGGGAGTTGAGGATTGTGTTGCGGATGCCCTTGTCAGTCGGATTGCACTGCGCATCCCTAATTATCGGTTCCCTACTCCGGAGCTTGGGTGCGAGGGCCCTGAAGGCCATGGGACTAAATGGCACATCAACTGTAGACGCAACGGTGTGATCTCCCTGGTATGGCGTGCTTGTTCCCAGTGGACTTGAAAGCAAATAGTTACTGGCCGGTGAGCGAGGCTTCGAAGGCGTTTTAGCGTTGTAAATGCTGTTTCGAGCGGCTGTTAAAGAAGGGATGGATTCCGTTCGCTCTACAATAGGTGTCATAAAGGGGAGGCGGTTCTGGGCCATGATCGCAGGGTCACGGTAGGTCCCCCATGGAGGAGCGTAGTCCTCAGGCATTTCTGGTATAAATCCTTTCCTCTCCGGTGTTCCTTGTGTCGAGCTATCTTCCGCTCCATTACTGACGACAGAATGTGAGGTAACTTCAGCATTTTCAATGTCCGGAATATCACGATCTGGGTTGAACTCTGTCCAATCGCTCCCATCGCCATCGATGCTCTCAGCTCGTGTGGTGTTGGCATAGTCAGTGTCGTCGTAGGATTTGTGGAACGTTTGAGTCTCCTCGTCTCCAAATTCGCTAGAGGCCGCTGATATGTGCCCTGTCCCTGTGCTATCTCCAGCACTGGCGCAGTCGTCATCTTCGTAATCGCTGCCGCAGAAGCTGTCTGCGTCTTCCTCTGTCTCTGCCTTTAATGGCTGATTGAAAATGCTATAGATCTCATCCGTCGCTGCACGAGTGTGCATGGTCATTGTCGGTTCCCGAGTGCTCTTTCGCCGGACCTTTTTGTTATTGGACGGGGAGTCAAACTTCATTTTAACTGCACAGTTGTGAGTTTAACATGCCTGAAGAATGAGAACTCATATCCCTTACCTGTTTGTGTTTGTGATGTTTCCCCTTTGATCTTGGTGCGACTCGCTTTGCCAAATTTGCGTTCATAGCCTTCGTCTTGATGTTGAGATTGAGGGCGACTAGCCGAGGTGAGGTTTTGGCCTAAATGCTCTGGCAATTCCCCTGCTGAATGAGGTTTCTCTAGCAGTGACTCGGTACTGCCTGTGTTCTCAGAGATCTGATGCAAGAGCTCTTTTTGTTGTCGCCAATTCTTGCCCATCCAACCACGATTGATGGCCCTGAGCTCTTCGAAACTCATCTCATGTGCTGGGTTGGTGCGGTTAGGGTATACGGATTCCAGGTTGACAAATACACGTTCGCGTCGGCCAGTCCGCGGGTTAATCGCTTCCCTTACGTGATGTTCGGGTACTTCTTTTAGTGGCATTGGTTCTTCGGAAGAATGATCTGGATTGGACTGGATACATAAAAAAACACCATAGGTTCATGCCAGCAATTAGTCCTATGATCGTAAATATGTGGAGGTCTGAAGAGGGAAAGGGCAACATGGAATGGGAACTCACCTCGTCCCGGAAGATAGCCATCTTTTGTGTTGGcgccgctttcttcccaacCTTCAATGTTTCTCCTGCCCAGGGCTTTGCCGCCACCTCGTTCTCCTTCTTACGGTCCCGAATCGATCCAATGCTTTCCCATCCCTTCGTCGATCCACTAGTTGCGGGGCCCGGCGCAGCCGAGTCAGCGTCTGAAAAGATAGCCATCTTAGGCTTTCCGGATTTGGTTTTTGCCGCACCGCCCGTCTGAGGCGGGGGCCGTGAAGCCTGTGCGTCAGGAGAGGCATCTGATGGCGCGAACGGGTTCGTCTTGGCGGCCAGCGCGGGACGGACCGGTGGCAAAGCAGGCGATGAAGGCCCGGTATCTTGTGGACGCTGGTCGTATCGGAATTGAAACTCGCTGTATTTCCGTGCCAATCTCTCGACTGGTCGCGCCTCACGGTCCATACCGAGCCTGTACACCTCATCGGCTTGTGACCACCGACCAGCACCCTCTAGCCACCCGGCAAATTCCTCATAGAAAAGAGCCAGACTTTCACCAATTTTATGACGCGCAAGGAATGCAAATGTCTCGCGTGGGGCATCGGAGAAGAGTTGAACATAATGAAGCCATAATCGTAGATACCGAGGGTCGTTTCTGTAGTGTGATGACGAAAGAAACGATTTCGTTGCCTGTTCCAATAAGGGAAGAAGACCGGATTCTGCGGTCGCTTGTGCGGACGGATACGCGTTCAGGGTCCATTTGACATAACGGTCATAAACATCGAGCGGATCGTCCGATTCTCCTATCGACTGCAATTCACATTCGAATTCTTGGCGCATAGCATCGTTGATATTCCTGGTGCCATTTGGCGATGGCAACGAGATCTTGTCACCGTTACTGCCGGCTGAAAATATCCGGGCAAGTTCTCTGGCTGATCGGCCACCGGGCAGTGATTGGACGTTTTCCTTTTGTGCTTCGATGATATCGAAGTCGACCAGCTCTTCAGAGGCTGCCATGTTAGCAACAGCGACAGATTAAGAAGAAATCACACAGATCCCAAATTGCATCGAAGACCAAAAGTTCAAAAAGAGCAAGCAATAACTCTGGCGGGGCTGCAAGGAGATTCTTTGGTTATCGATAAACATCACATGACTGTTGCTATGGAGACAGTCACGTGGCTCGTACTTCTTCCTTGGGTTCGTTGCGTTACGCTCCACTGACGGCTTCGGAGCCTAGAAGATGCAAATTTAGCTATTCTATAAGCTCAATTTGTTTTTCTGACCATACACTTCATCTAAATTTCGGTCGTTTTGAGTCTGCACAGTGTGTAGGGTTCTTGATCCGCGAGACTTGGCAATATCAACTTCTTCAGGTCTTCGATCAGGGTTACCCACTTAGCTCAAGAGGCTCTACACTGTGACGCTCTCAGTGCTATGTGTTGCCAAGAACCTAACTCGCCAATATGCGAAGATTTTGGATCTAAGGTCAACCATAAACGGAACCTCAGTAATGGAACTTCAGAGCTTTCGCCACCCAGACGATCCAAGCGACAGAAACCCACTACAAATTTTAAAGAACTGTCTTCTCCAGAAGCCTCAGATTCAGAGACTGAAGAATTTGCTCCTGCAGTGAAAAAAGAGGCTGACGACAAACCCCTGGTTGATACTCCCAAGAAGAATAGAAAGAAGGCTCCAGTTAAGAAGGAGTCCAACGAAGACGTCAAACCTATAAAGGCGAGAAAGTCTAAGAAAGACCAGGAACTTGAGAGTATGCCTTTGGTACCCCGGACTAAGGGTCTGCGTATGTTCGTCGGTGCTCACGTCAGTGCTGCAAAAGGTCAGTGTTCGCAGCAGCTCATCGTCTCCATTCGACAATAACCCATTGATTATCGAGCAGGTGTCTTCAACTCCATACAAAATAGCGAAAATATAGGGTAAGTTTGAATTACTTGCAAGCATATCCAAGTTTGAAAATGATTCGAATCTTACAATTAGGGGAAATGCATTCGCCTTGTTCTTGAAGTCACAGCGTAAATGGGAAAACCCAGCTCTCCAAGACGACCATCGCGATAAGTTCCGTAAGCTTTGTGCAGAAAAGGGTTATGATGCAGCCAAGTGAAATTCCCTCATCTGAATGGACCCGGATGGATCACTAACATCTACTGCTCAGACACGTTCTCCCTCATGGCTCATACCTTGTCAATCTGGCCCAAGACGACAAAGCCAAATCAAAGCAAGCATATAACTCCTTTCTGGATGATCTTCGCCGATGTGAGGCACTTGGAATTACACTTTACAACTTCCAGTGAGTCGACTGTCTGGCAACCATCTCAGCCCATACTAACACTCTCAAGCCCAGGAAGTACCAATCAGACACCTCTGCCCGAAGCACTTTCCCGCCTGGCAAATCTGTTAGTCCAGGCCATCAGCGAAACGAAGACCGTAGTTCCCGTCCTGGAGACAATGTGCGGCCACGGCAACTCAATTGGCGGCGCACTGTCGGAGTTCCGCGACTTGCTGGCTCTAATCCCGAGAGAGCACCACTCCCGCATTGGCATCTGCGTAGACACCTGCCACAGCTTTGCAGCCGGCTACGATCTAAAGTCCCCAGCCGGATTCAAAGCCTTCCTCGACGAATTCGACGAGCTAATCGGAATCCAGTTCCTCCGAGCTCTGCACCTCAATGACTCAAAGGCACCGCGGGGAAGTAAGCGCGACCTGCACGCCAATATCGGCACGGGGTTCCTCGGCCTGCGGGCGTTCCACAATGTCATGAACGAGCCGCGGTTTGAAGGGCTACCGATGGTCCTTGAGACGCCTATTGACCGTGTCCCGGGACAGAATGTAGCCACTGGAGACGATGCAGCCGATAGCAATGAGAGCGGGCCTGGAATGAAGAAACAGCCAAAGAAGGGTCCCAAGAGACCTGCTGGTGCGGGTGCAGCTGCTGTTCCCGATCCGGGTGTATGGGCGGGTGAGATCAAACTACTTGAGTCACTGATTGGGATGGACCCCGAGGGCGAAGAGTTCCGGGCTCTGGAGGCTCGCCTTTCGGAGGAAGGTCGTGCGGAGCGCGAGAAACTTCAGGATCAGTATGAGCGCAAGCTCGAGGCGgatggggaaaaaaaagcgaaGGGATCAGGAAAGGCAAAGGGACAGAAGAGTCTGATGGACATGATGAAGGGTGGCACTGCGAAGGGCTAGATGTGGATTTTTCCTTGAGCTCAGAGCAGAGGGTCAGCAATGCGATGGGACATTCGTCTCGGGTTTCTGTGTACTTCTTATACCTTTCGTCAGACTAGAGTAAAAATGAAGAACAAAATCATTACAACATCCAAAGGCTCTCCAGATGAAAATCAGCTGAGAGATGACCTTTTATAGCCGTTGAAAGTAGGAAATTCAATTGATGGTATCCAAGATCCAAAAACCCCTTCATGCTAATAGAAATAAGAAGTAATGTGCTGGTAAATCCAAAGTTCGACCAAGTCATTTTTGTGAGAGTAGACTTGCGATTTAAAGATTCACACTAGGTTTTCTTCGGGTAGGTCACAGACCCTCCAACATCGTATCATCACATGCATGTGCAATATAGGtagacgaaaaaaaagagaggagTAGTTAAAAGTGAGTGTGAAATACTGGGGCTAAGTGAAATTTTGGCTCCGAACGGGCGAAAGAGACGAGCTCGATTGTATACCCGGCGATGCTTCGCGGTCAGGGACATGTAAGTGAAGGAACCCTGCCTCTGCCATTTGAGTGACAGTAGCAGGTGCTGATTTAAGCAGATAAGGCGGACCATCATATCCTAGAATGATAGAAGTCGAGATTGAGAGACCGCGCCTGGCACCACTGGTGCGCACTCAGAATGAGCACCGTTAGTCACCGGCTGATAATGATTGGTGGTCATCGTTGAGATAACCACCAGGTGCAGAGCTAATGATGCTGGATTCCTGATGGGCAACTCGGCGATAATCCCCCGGTTCACCACTGCTATGCTCGCCTTCGTCGGTGTCAGATGCAGGACTCGACTCGCGACTCGAGGAGTCAGTTTCCGGTAGCTCGCTGCGCATTCCTGCAATCTTCATGTAGTTGTATGCTGCAATGCTGCTGATAGTGACGACCAAACCGGTCGCATTGACCGTTGTGAGCTTATCGTGGAAGATAATGCCCGCGGCGCTGATTGTGACTACTTCTTTGAAGATCCCGCAAATACTCAGGGTGACAACTGAGGAACGCTTCAGAAGCGCAAACTCCGAGGAAATCATGCAGAATGCAAGTACTCCAGGGAAAATCAGAAGTAAAGAGCCAAATAGTTTGCCATTTTTGCTGGCGAGCGCGAGGTATCCTTGGTAGATCTCATGAGGACCTTCGATAGATAGTGCGATGGTGATAAGCGAAAGAAACATGATGGGAGTCAGGAGAAAGAGAGTTGAGAATGGATTTGAAGTAGCCGGGTGGCGAAGCAACAGAATTTGGGTCAGTCCCCATCGGAAGCCCGAAAAGAACGCAGAAGCAATGACGAGTGCGAAACCAAGCGCATTGAACGCTGTCTCGCCAGCGACCATCATCACAACACCTACTGTCATTGTGGCAATGATGATGATTAATTTTGTCGATGGTGTTTCAAGACGGAAAAGGAAGGCGAATAATAGGACGAAGGCAAGTGCAGACGATTTGCACATAGTTAAGAAAGTAAGAGAGATGAACTTCAAGGACATATTTCCAAGACCAACGTCAAGCGAGGTTGCTGCACCACACGGAACGAGGCGAGTGAAGTAGA
Proteins encoded:
- a CDS encoding Checkpoint protein kinase (SldA), putative, whose product is MPLKEVPEHHVREAINPRTGRRERVFVNLESVYPNRTNPAHEMSFEELRAINRGWMGKNWRQQKELLHQISENTGSTESLLEKPHSAGELPEHLGQNLTSASRPQSQHQDEGYERKFGKASRTKIKGETSQTQTVKMKFDSPSNNKKVRRKSTREPTMTMHTRAATDEIYSIFNQPLKAETEEDADSFCGSDYEDDDCASAGDSTGTGHISAASSEFGDEETQTFHKSYDDTDYANTTRAESIDGDGSDWTEFNPDRDIPDIENAEVTSHSVVSNGAEDSSTQGTPERKGFIPEMPEDYAPPWGTYRDPAIMAQNRLPFMTPIVERTESIPSLTAARNSIYNAKTPSKPRSPASNYLLSSPLGTSTPYQGDHTVASTVDVPFSPMAFRALAPKLRSREPIIRDAQCNPTDKGIRNTILNSLEKPLATYTGYHGHVEDSNYASIIQKFVKNNTRRSKSGGNEAFDTPILEFPGAERSYIIRRELGAGAYAPVYLAESVDSLESYDSDSDDSTSPNGNTSKLRKSNAYETPRFPFEAVKVENGPSSAWEFYMIRTAYSRLRQSTGHSRATDSIVRAHELHVHRRESFLVEDYRGQGTILDLVNIVRNETINSNPTSEGGLEEVLAMFFSVELFRTVEALHANGVLHGDIKADNCLVRLDDHNPNESPSKALSLLKLGIDETALDPRESTHYSPSGSHGWRQKGLSLIDFGRSIDMQAFSPAVQFIADWETGTHECNEIREMRPWTHHIDLYGIAGVIHVLLFGKYVESTAIDGSDGKSSSRTYRIRESLKRYWDRELWAGVFDLLLNPGAERWQRIERDNGVDAGLSSAPILPVLHSMRHVRRGMEEWLLANAEKKGLALQIRKIEILLADRKKKLDK
- a CDS encoding Mad3/BUB1 homology region 1, with the translated sequence MAASEELVDFDIIEAQKENVQSLPGGRSARELARIFSAGSNGDKISLPSPNGTRNINDAMRQEFECELQSIGESDDPLDVYDRYVKWTLNAYPSAQATAESGLLPLLEQATKSFLSSSHYRNDPRYLRLWLHYVQLFSDAPRETFAFLARHKIGESLALFYEEFAGWLEGAGRWSQADEVYRLGMDREARPVERLARKYSEFQFRYDQRPQDTGPSSPALPPVRPALAAKTNPFAPSDASPDAQASRPPPQTGGAAKTKSGKPKMAIFSDADSAAPGPATSGSTKGWESIGSIRDRKKENEVAAKPWAGETLKVGKKAAPTQKMAIFRDED
- a CDS encoding DNA (Apurinic or apyrimidinic site) lyase, endon uclease, coding for MCCQEPNSPICEDFGSKVNHKRNLSNGTSELSPPRRSKRQKPTTNFKELSSPEASDSETEEFAPAVKKEADDKPLVDTPKKNRKKAPVKKESNEDVKPIKARKSKKDQELESMPLVPRTKGLRMFVGAHVSAAKGVFNSIQNSENIGGNAFALFLKSQRKWENPALQDDHRDKFRKLCAEKGYDAAKHVLPHGSYLVNLAQDDKAKSKQAYNSFLDDLRRCEALGITLYNFHPGSTNQTPLPEALSRLANLLVQAISETKTVVPVLETMCGHGNSIGGALSEFRDLLALIPREHHSRIGICVDTCHSFAAGYDLKSPAGFKAFLDEFDELIGIQFLRALHLNDSKAPRGSKRDLHANIGTGFLGLRAFHNVMNEPRFEGLPMVLETPIDRVPGQNVATGDDAADSNESGPGMKKQPKKGPKRPAGAGAAAVPDPGVWAGEIKLLESLIGMDPEGEEFRALEARLSEEGRAEREKLQDQYERKLEADGEKKAKGSGKAKGQKSLMDMMKGGTAKG
- a CDS encoding Nucleotide-sugar transporter, putative, yielding MGLSAGAHHRRRSSMLAGTGRASQPILTERREDMLWSHGDGGNHKREEQEPLTAEDDTDASDILSAAETLELDPMSSDDDQDDEETGLTSHQKRQRRRRRKQRRKLDARIADVKGQGSIREILSDRNVVKKLLINGGLILLWYLFSLSISIYNKWMFSESDIVFPFPLFTTSLHMAVQFSLSVIILWIFPSLRPQQQTGFAATSPIDVPEEPQPLISKLFYFTRLVPCGAATSLDVGLGNMSLKFISLTFLTMCKSSALAFVLLFAFLFRLETPSTKLIIIIATMTVGVVMMVAGETAFNALGFALVIASAFFSGFRWGLTQILLLRHPATSNPFSTLFLLTPIMFLSLITIALSIEGPHEIYQGYLALASKNGKLFGSLLLIFPGVLAFCMISSEFALLKRSSVVTLSICGIFKEVVTISAAGIIFHDKLTTVNATGLVVTISSIAAYNYMKIAGMRSELPETDSSSRESSPASDTDEGEHSSGEPGDYRRVAHQESSIISSAPGGYLNDDHQSLSAGD